One segment of Thermomicrobiales bacterium DNA contains the following:
- the hisIE gene encoding bifunctional phosphoribosyl-AMP cyclohydrolase/phosphoribosyl-ATP diphosphatase HisIE, with translation MADGEAMTGDEQQAITIEQIKWDDDGLIPGIVQDARTGEVRMLGYLSAESLDLTIQSGIVHFYSRSRQTIWKKGETSGNILQLVDARPDCDGDTLLLRVIPAGPTCHTGEQSCFFSPPIAQTAERADGPVIISRIAKVVDERHAERPEGSYTTYLFEQGVDKIGKKIGEEAAEVIIASKNDDPDALAGEAADLLYHLLVMLRARDLPLDMVWNVLETRHAGKQER, from the coding sequence GTGGCGGACGGAGAAGCGATGACCGGCGACGAACAGCAGGCGATCACGATTGAGCAGATCAAATGGGATGACGACGGGCTGATCCCCGGCATCGTGCAGGACGCGCGCACCGGCGAGGTCAGGATGCTGGGCTACCTCAGCGCCGAGTCGCTCGACCTGACCATCCAGAGCGGCATCGTTCATTTCTATAGTCGCTCCCGCCAGACCATCTGGAAAAAGGGCGAAACGTCCGGCAACATCCTGCAACTGGTCGATGCCCGACCCGATTGTGATGGCGACACGTTGCTGCTGCGCGTGATCCCGGCCGGGCCGACCTGCCATACCGGCGAGCAGTCCTGCTTCTTCAGCCCGCCGATCGCGCAGACCGCCGAGCGTGCCGACGGCCCGGTCATCATTAGCCGCATCGCCAAGGTGGTTGACGAGCGCCACGCCGAGCGACCGGAGGGCTCCTACACGACCTATCTGTTTGAGCAGGGTGTCGACAAGATCGGCAAGAAGATCGGCGAAGAGGCCGCCGAAGTCATCATTGCGTCAAAGAACGACGACCCCGATGCACTGGCCGGTGAAGCCGCCGACCTGCTCTATCATCTGCTGGTGATGCTGCGCGCACGCGACCTGCCGCTGGACATGGTCTGGAATGTTCTGGAGACGCGCCATGCCGGGAAGCAGGAACGATGA
- a CDS encoding Gfo/Idh/MocA family oxidoreductase, with the protein MSLSGQMTPGTVVRRPLERETIRVGVVGAGFGATVHVPALRRVPGVDVVAICSAHAGRARDVASDLDIPTSFTDYREMFESGSIDAVTVASPPHLHHPMVLAACDAGLHVLCEKPMARSVAEARDMLRMAREAGICHAVAHQMRHDPARRRFKDLYDEGFIGRLHSVSVVVFRAALSDPGRRTPAWLADASSAGGVLSAIGSHYIDALRWWFGDIHWVAGAVETAVPERAISGREGQVAVDADDNTAFVVRFANGAIGSVHISYTAAAEVGEQILATGSDGVLIIQDNGKLFGAQHGARIENLMPAYMPGSGNRTGSARHIRGFSILVGEWVLAMRTGTEAEPSFDDGAKVQEVLDAVSRSQQLSRWIDLSGNKWPV; encoded by the coding sequence GTGAGCCTTTCGGGACAGATGACTCCCGGTACCGTCGTCAGGCGGCCGCTGGAGCGCGAGACGATCAGGGTTGGTGTAGTTGGAGCCGGATTCGGAGCGACTGTGCACGTCCCTGCCCTGCGTCGCGTGCCAGGCGTGGATGTCGTCGCGATCTGCAGCGCACACGCCGGGCGAGCGCGAGACGTCGCGTCCGACCTGGACATACCGACGTCGTTTACCGACTATCGCGAAATGTTCGAGTCCGGCTCGATCGACGCAGTGACGGTGGCCTCGCCTCCGCATCTGCACCACCCGATGGTGCTGGCGGCCTGCGATGCCGGCTTGCACGTGCTATGCGAGAAGCCGATGGCGCGCAGCGTCGCCGAGGCGCGCGACATGTTGCGCATGGCTCGTGAAGCCGGCATCTGCCACGCTGTCGCACACCAGATGCGCCATGATCCGGCCCGACGTCGGTTCAAGGATTTGTATGACGAGGGGTTCATTGGCCGGCTGCATTCGGTGTCGGTCGTGGTCTTTCGCGCGGCGCTTTCTGATCCTGGCCGGCGGACACCGGCCTGGCTGGCCGACGCGTCCAGCGCCGGTGGTGTGCTGTCGGCGATCGGGTCGCACTACATTGACGCACTGCGTTGGTGGTTTGGTGACATTCACTGGGTTGCTGGTGCCGTCGAGACCGCCGTGCCGGAGCGCGCGATCAGTGGTCGCGAAGGCCAGGTAGCCGTGGACGCCGACGACAACACCGCGTTCGTCGTCCGTTTTGCCAACGGTGCGATTGGCTCGGTGCATATCTCGTACACGGCTGCCGCCGAGGTGGGCGAGCAGATCCTCGCCACCGGCAGTGACGGTGTGCTGATCATCCAGGACAACGGCAAGCTCTTCGGCGCGCAGCACGGCGCACGCATCGAGAATCTGATGCCGGCCTACATGCCGGGCAGCGGCAACCGCACCGGCTCGGCGCGGCACATTCGCGGGTTCTCAATCCTGGTTGGCGAGTGGGTGCTGGCGATGCGCACCGGCACCGAGGCCGAGCCGTCGTTCGACGACGGTGCCAAGGTCCAGGAGGTGCTGGACGCGGTGTCGCGGTCGCAGCAGCTCAGTCGCTGGATCGATCTCAGTGGAAACAAGTGGCCGGTCTGA
- a CDS encoding fumarylacetoacetate hydrolase family protein, with protein sequence MRVAMFGDSRIGVVAADDTVVDVTDLLEQFDPPGPEHLLPDLIDNFEALRDDLTQRAATGGGTPAGEAQLHSPVTRPSKLICLIGNYREGTDRPLQILDVFFKSPEAIVGHNDTVVLPRHQASIFHHEAEIAVVVGKEAKDLTPESAMDAVFGYTIFEDISARGTGRPGIVSFLGKSHDTFAGFGPWIVTRDEVPDPQALHITVDVNGERRQDYTTADMERPISELMTYLSSITTLRPGDVICCGTNHQGLGAVQDGDEVITAIDSIGSFTLHVRDDMERAWQRGIDTEMAERVKAMAQQPEHQANGGQAS encoded by the coding sequence ATGCGCGTTGCCATGTTTGGCGACAGCAGGATCGGCGTCGTCGCGGCGGATGATACCGTCGTTGATGTCACTGACCTGCTTGAGCAATTTGATCCGCCAGGACCTGAACATCTGCTGCCCGACCTGATCGATAACTTCGAGGCGCTGAGAGACGACCTCACACAGCGCGCGGCAACCGGAGGCGGGACACCGGCCGGCGAGGCTCAGTTGCACTCGCCAGTCACCCGCCCGTCCAAGCTCATCTGCCTGATCGGGAACTATCGAGAGGGCACCGATCGACCGCTCCAGATTCTCGATGTGTTCTTCAAATCGCCAGAAGCGATCGTCGGCCATAACGACACCGTCGTCCTGCCGCGCCATCAGGCGAGCATCTTCCATCACGAGGCGGAGATTGCCGTCGTGGTTGGCAAAGAGGCAAAGGATCTGACGCCGGAGTCGGCGATGGATGCGGTGTTCGGCTACACGATTTTCGAGGACATCTCAGCACGCGGGACAGGCCGCCCCGGGATCGTCAGCTTCCTCGGCAAGTCGCACGACACGTTTGCTGGTTTCGGCCCCTGGATCGTCACCCGCGATGAGGTTCCCGATCCGCAGGCACTGCACATCACGGTCGATGTCAACGGCGAGCGTCGCCAGGACTACACGACGGCTGACATGGAGCGTCCGATTAGCGAGTTGATGACGTATCTGTCGTCGATCACAACACTCCGCCCGGGCGATGTCATCTGCTGCGGCACCAATCACCAGGGACTTGGCGCGGTGCAGGATGGCGACGAGGTTATCACCGCAATCGACAGCATCGGTTCATTCACGCTGCACGTCCGCGACGATATGGAGCGTGCCTGGCAGCGCGGGATCGACACGGAGATGGCCGAACGAGTGAAGGCGATGGCCCAACAGCCGGAGCATCAGGCGAACGGAGGGCAGGCGTCATGA
- a CDS encoding CAP domain-containing protein: MTIEPGDAYFRSENCGTWNMTAAYPTPTPIGDTGGEAACLSGIEREVLQLLNAARLDAGLSLLTNSRALNISAYTHSLDMTTRDYYNMNTQAPLPTGQSGPTPVDRMRDAGYPFPATGWAAGENIAWGYSNAQSLVNAWMSSQPYRDKILNPLFTQVGIGTASNPDAYYQNVWVTDFGNGNDGPGC; the protein is encoded by the coding sequence GTGACGATCGAGCCGGGCGATGCATACTTCCGCTCAGAGAACTGTGGCACCTGGAATATGACGGCGGCCTACCCAACCCCGACGCCGATCGGCGACACCGGCGGCGAAGCAGCCTGCCTCAGTGGCATCGAGCGCGAAGTCCTGCAACTGCTGAATGCGGCCCGGCTGGATGCCGGTCTCTCGCTGTTGACCAACTCGCGCGCGCTGAACATCTCCGCCTACACCCACAGCCTCGACATGACCACCCGCGACTACTACAACATGAACACGCAGGCACCGCTCCCAACCGGGCAGTCCGGCCCAACGCCGGTCGACCGCATGCGCGACGCAGGTTACCCGTTCCCCGCCACCGGCTGGGCCGCTGGAGAGAACATCGCCTGGGGTTACTCCAATGCACAGTCACTCGTGAACGCCTGGATGAGCTCGCAGCCATACCGCGACAAGATCCTCAACCCGCTGTTCACTCAAGTCGGCATCGGCACTGCGTCGAACCCTGACGCGTACTATCAGAACGTCTGGGTGACGGACTTCGGCAACGGCAACGACGGCCCCGGCTGCTGA
- the apbC gene encoding iron-sulfur cluster carrier protein ApbC: MAGLTQEQVIEAIRPVQDPDFRRSLVELNMIKGVDIDGGAITIHVELTTPACPLKDKIESDLREAAAPLPGLTNVDIEFTSRVRSSGRGAPDKTPIPGVKNTIAVASGKGGVGKSTVAVNLAAALAQDGARVGLLDADVYGPSIPLMMGTSARPFMNNNKIVPLEAFGVKLMSIGFLLDANRALIWRGPLVAQLINQFLNEVNWGELDYLIIDLPPGTGDVQLTLVQKIPLSGAVIVTTPQDVALADAVKGIQMFQEVKTPILGIVENMSYFVCPGCGERTEIFGYGGGERTAERYDVPLLGRIPLDTAIRQGGDIGHPIVVSEPESPPAEAFRAASREAARKLAVDAVEKPRRPTIMLKQAQ, translated from the coding sequence ATGGCAGGACTCACCCAGGAACAAGTCATTGAGGCAATTCGGCCAGTCCAGGATCCGGACTTCCGTCGTAGCCTCGTCGAACTGAACATGATTAAAGGTGTTGACATTGATGGCGGGGCCATCACGATCCACGTTGAGTTGACCACTCCGGCCTGTCCATTGAAGGACAAGATCGAGAGCGACCTGCGGGAAGCCGCCGCGCCGCTCCCCGGGCTCACCAACGTTGATATCGAATTCACCTCGCGGGTACGCTCAAGCGGTCGCGGCGCGCCGGACAAGACGCCGATTCCCGGCGTCAAGAACACCATCGCCGTCGCCTCCGGCAAGGGCGGCGTCGGCAAGTCGACCGTCGCCGTCAATCTCGCCGCAGCGCTCGCCCAGGATGGCGCGCGCGTCGGCCTGCTGGATGCCGACGTCTACGGACCAAGCATCCCGCTCATGATGGGCACCAGCGCCCGACCATTCATGAACAACAACAAGATCGTGCCGCTGGAGGCCTTCGGCGTGAAGCTGATGTCAATCGGCTTCCTGCTCGACGCGAACCGCGCCCTGATCTGGCGTGGCCCGCTCGTCGCCCAGCTCATCAACCAGTTCCTCAACGAGGTCAACTGGGGCGAGCTCGACTACCTGATCATCGACCTGCCACCTGGCACCGGCGATGTTCAGCTGACCCTCGTGCAGAAGATCCCGCTCTCCGGCGCGGTCATCGTCACCACGCCGCAGGACGTCGCGCTGGCCGACGCGGTCAAGGGCATCCAGATGTTCCAGGAGGTAAAGACACCGATCCTGGGCATCGTCGAGAACATGTCCTACTTCGTCTGCCCCGGCTGCGGCGAGCGCACCGAGATCTTCGGCTACGGTGGCGGCGAACGCACCGCCGAGCGTTACGATGTACCCCTGTTGGGCCGCATCCCGCTCGACACCGCCATCCGTCAGGGTGGCGACATCGGCCACCCGATCGTCGTCTCCGAGCCGGAATCACCGCCGGCCGAAGCATTCCGCGCCGCATCGCGCGAAGCCGCCCGCAAGCTCGCCGTCGACGCCGTCGAAAAGCCGCGCCGCCCAACGATCATGCTGAAGCAGGCGCAGTAG
- a CDS encoding fumarylacetoacetate hydrolase family protein, producing the protein MRLVLTGDDRIAVLKDDGIVDVSGAFADLKYRTAADRMPRVLAALHDRREQVAEAAASGTVAPLVALQAPVPRPPKLIAAFGNYREGTDRERQEQDMFLESPDSVTGPGSTVVLPNHPATIFHHEAELALVIGQRAKDLPADDRALEALAGYTCAIDVSGRGIGRMPPSRMGKSFDTFTPLGPAIVTPDEVPDPQNLRVTLSVNGEARQEYTTADMEYSVVEILAFLSGYMTLVPGDVSLCGTNHQGLGALQHGDQVRMEIEGVGVLNVDVNDPLGREWPRGVDEAMAARVRNAADNDHSNRLIESPLDIHSAGFRVSHYLTVDSSRTYCAWGNPTATGGHTLFALWQSGRRVARVTVYATAADRVGGNRAHRRPDPRDPCQHNTGCPCRVNRRAGIRACLVADGRTHRGRQGRPHLDVGTRGRR; encoded by the coding sequence ATGAGACTCGTACTGACCGGCGACGACCGCATCGCTGTCCTTAAAGACGACGGGATCGTCGATGTCTCGGGAGCGTTTGCTGACCTGAAGTACCGCACCGCCGCCGACCGCATGCCGCGTGTGCTGGCTGCCCTGCATGATCGACGCGAGCAGGTTGCCGAAGCAGCAGCAAGCGGCACTGTGGCGCCGCTCGTTGCGTTGCAAGCGCCCGTGCCGCGGCCGCCGAAGCTGATCGCGGCGTTCGGCAACTATCGGGAAGGGACCGACCGCGAGCGGCAGGAGCAGGACATGTTCCTGGAGAGCCCGGATTCAGTCACCGGTCCGGGCAGCACGGTCGTGCTGCCGAACCACCCGGCGACGATCTTCCATCACGAAGCCGAGCTGGCGCTGGTCATCGGGCAGAGGGCGAAGGATCTGCCGGCCGACGACCGCGCGCTGGAGGCGCTGGCCGGCTACACCTGTGCGATCGACGTCTCGGGACGCGGCATCGGTCGCATGCCGCCAAGCCGCATGGGCAAGTCGTTTGACACGTTCACCCCGCTCGGCCCAGCCATCGTCACGCCGGATGAGGTACCCGATCCGCAGAACCTGCGCGTCACCCTGTCGGTCAACGGGGAGGCGCGGCAGGAGTACACAACCGCCGACATGGAGTATTCGGTGGTCGAGATTCTGGCCTTCCTGAGCGGCTACATGACGCTCGTTCCCGGCGACGTCAGTCTCTGCGGCACGAACCATCAAGGCCTCGGCGCGCTGCAGCACGGCGATCAGGTGCGGATGGAGATCGAAGGCGTCGGCGTGCTGAACGTTGATGTCAACGACCCGCTCGGTCGTGAATGGCCGCGTGGCGTCGACGAAGCGATGGCCGCCCGCGTGCGAAACGCCGCCGATAACGACCACTCAAATCGATTGATCGAAAGCCCGCTGGATATTCATTCAGCGGGCTTTCGGGTATCGCACTACTTGACAGTTGACTCATCTCGTACATACTGTGCGTGGGGAAATCCAACAGCAACAGGTGGCCACACTCTTTTCGCGCTCTGGCAGTCAGGGAGGCGAGTTGCGCGTGTCACTGTCTACGCCACGGCGGCTGATCGCGTTGGCGGCAATCGTGCTCATCGTCGCCCAGATCCTCGCGATCCGTGTCAGCACAACACAGGATGCCCGTGCCGCGTCAATCGCCGTGCCGGCATTCGAGCGTGTCTGGTCGCGGACGGACGGACCCATCGCGGCCGGCAAGGTCGCCCGCACCTGGATGTGGGGACCAGAGGCCGTCGCTGA
- a CDS encoding RusA family crossover junction endodeoxyribonuclease, whose protein sequence is MRTLCVTLPLPPSVNNQYVTVGRRRVLSRAAKVFRKDAGVIIDRLLADGAITEAWLDTLRGQPLACDLVFFFETPFKRDLDGGLKISLDALCERLGLDDRYVVSLTLAKQLDPLRPRVEIELGPASDWQMDQTYVLLDKEDT, encoded by the coding sequence ATGAGGACGCTCTGCGTCACGTTGCCGCTGCCGCCCAGTGTGAACAACCAGTACGTCACGGTCGGGCGGCGACGGGTTCTCAGCCGCGCTGCGAAAGTGTTCCGCAAGGATGCTGGTGTCATCATCGACCGCCTGCTCGCCGACGGCGCAATCACCGAAGCGTGGCTGGACACGTTGCGCGGCCAGCCGTTGGCCTGCGATCTCGTCTTCTTCTTCGAAACGCCCTTCAAGCGCGACCTCGACGGAGGTCTGAAGATCTCGCTCGACGCGCTCTGCGAACGCCTCGGCCTCGACGACCGCTACGTCGTCTCGCTCACCCTCGCCAAGCAGCTCGACCCGCTCCGCCCGCGCGTTGAGATCGAGCTCGGCCCGGCATCCGACTGGCAAATGGACCAGACCTACGTTCTCCTTGATAAGGAAGACACGTAG
- a CDS encoding HAD family hydrolase, whose product MSAQQWEAVLFDWDDTLCGAEPHRFVYAQQVAAEFGISLNMADVYAAFVRAGDSAAGAWGEFIVRLPQALGVPSQQADAFLERYQRRDTIKTFQLFDDVLDALAEIRERGMRVGIISNNDEAEDRLHELEVRHLVEVVVSPRTFGVGKPDPRIFTSTLTQMQIAPQRALYVGDSWDNDVVGARAAGLTPVLIDRWEVNALTDTPLRVTSLSDLLAVALDTASPY is encoded by the coding sequence ATGAGCGCACAGCAGTGGGAAGCGGTGCTGTTCGACTGGGACGACACGCTCTGCGGCGCTGAGCCGCATCGGTTCGTCTACGCACAGCAGGTTGCCGCCGAGTTTGGTATTTCGCTGAACATGGCCGACGTCTATGCCGCGTTCGTCCGTGCCGGCGATTCCGCTGCCGGTGCCTGGGGCGAGTTCATTGTTCGCCTGCCACAGGCTCTCGGCGTCCCGTCGCAACAGGCTGATGCCTTCCTGGAGCGTTATCAACGGCGCGACACGATCAAGACGTTCCAGCTCTTCGACGACGTGCTCGACGCGCTGGCGGAGATCCGCGAGCGCGGCATGCGCGTCGGCATCATCTCGAACAACGACGAAGCCGAAGACCGACTGCACGAGCTTGAGGTTCGCCATCTCGTTGAGGTCGTCGTCTCGCCGCGCACGTTCGGCGTCGGTAAGCCAGACCCGCGCATCTTCACCAGCACGCTCACGCAGATGCAGATCGCACCACAGCGCGCGCTCTACGTCGGCGATTCGTGGGACAACGACGTCGTCGGGGCACGCGCAGCCGGACTGACGCCGGTCCTCATTGACCGCTGGGAAGTCAACGCGCTCACCGACACACCGCTGCGCGTGACGAGCCTCAGCGATCTCCTCGCGGTCGCACTGGACACCGCGTCACCGTACTAG
- a CDS encoding cellulase family glycosylhydrolase has protein sequence MATKLDEQPGDERTKRRRLGEMRLFGVLRVLLHVGALVGLALAVVASSFAQPYFTRGVATGNDWHPILWTDGNPMAVNTFLNEEPDPAVVEQSLDMIRDGGFGMIRQLFGWFEIEPEPGVFVDAEGNSTWAKYDRIVDAASERGIQILARLEKPPAWALEGRPNPEIEGPPDDLDDYGAFVEQVVERYRGRVQFVQIWNEPNLEGEWGGGPIDPAAYVDLLKVGYEAAKRADPTVVVVMAGLAPTDQLGPSNLSDLLFLQQMYDAGAADYFDIAAAMVYGYGYSPYDRRVDFGRNNFSRPIQTREIMERNGDADTPVWAVEYGWVSLPQNWDGHDSPWGTPVSEEQQAEYLVNGYLRAQREWPWMGKMAVWSFRFPRGPDAPDQVGNPTQGFAIVENDFTPRPAYLALQRAAATIQAAGTGSYRFSDAQVDALSAGDSVTLRVRGQRVDVLSGGDGAFVVEMDDGKASTAPLNADGRARVADGPGGRVHDITLRLSDDTDAAQVAPIGFIVSNGTIHSWIYPWINAALAVAIALNLASVWWMVSDYRERRQPKVESVDNE, from the coding sequence ATGGCAACGAAACTGGACGAGCAACCTGGAGACGAGCGAACGAAGCGCCGCCGTCTGGGCGAGATGCGCCTGTTCGGCGTGCTGCGCGTTCTGTTGCACGTCGGCGCGCTCGTCGGGTTGGCGCTGGCCGTCGTTGCTTCCTCGTTCGCCCAGCCGTATTTCACTCGCGGTGTCGCGACCGGTAATGACTGGCATCCGATTCTCTGGACCGATGGGAATCCGATGGCGGTCAACACCTTCCTGAATGAGGAGCCCGATCCGGCAGTCGTCGAACAGTCGCTCGACATGATTCGCGATGGCGGGTTCGGGATGATCCGCCAGCTGTTCGGCTGGTTTGAGATCGAGCCGGAGCCGGGCGTCTTCGTTGATGCAGAGGGCAACTCGACCTGGGCGAAGTACGACCGCATCGTCGACGCCGCGTCCGAGCGCGGTATCCAGATTCTGGCGCGGCTGGAGAAGCCGCCAGCGTGGGCACTGGAGGGTCGGCCGAACCCGGAGATCGAGGGGCCGCCGGACGACCTGGACGACTACGGTGCGTTTGTCGAGCAGGTGGTCGAGCGCTATCGCGGCAGGGTGCAGTTCGTCCAGATCTGGAACGAGCCGAACCTGGAAGGTGAGTGGGGTGGTGGGCCGATCGATCCGGCTGCATATGTCGACTTGCTGAAGGTTGGCTACGAGGCGGCGAAGCGCGCTGATCCGACCGTCGTTGTCGTGATGGCCGGGCTTGCGCCGACCGATCAGCTGGGTCCGTCGAATCTGAGTGACCTGCTGTTCCTGCAGCAGATGTACGACGCCGGGGCCGCCGATTACTTCGATATCGCAGCGGCAATGGTCTATGGCTACGGCTACTCGCCCTACGACCGCCGGGTCGATTTCGGACGCAACAACTTTTCCCGACCGATCCAGACGCGCGAGATCATGGAGCGCAACGGCGATGCCGATACGCCGGTCTGGGCGGTCGAATACGGCTGGGTGTCGCTGCCGCAAAACTGGGACGGTCACGACTCGCCGTGGGGCACGCCGGTGTCAGAGGAGCAGCAGGCAGAGTACCTGGTCAACGGCTATCTGCGCGCGCAGCGCGAGTGGCCATGGATGGGGAAGATGGCGGTCTGGTCGTTCCGCTTCCCGCGTGGACCGGACGCGCCGGATCAGGTCGGCAACCCGACGCAGGGATTCGCGATCGTCGAGAACGACTTCACTCCGCGACCTGCCTATCTCGCGCTTCAGCGAGCGGCTGCGACCATTCAGGCCGCCGGGACTGGATCGTATCGCTTCTCCGACGCGCAGGTGGATGCGCTGAGCGCGGGCGATAGCGTCACGCTGCGAGTGCGCGGGCAGCGGGTTGACGTGCTGTCAGGGGGCGATGGTGCGTTTGTCGTCGAGATGGACGATGGCAAGGCGTCGACAGCGCCGCTCAATGCCGATGGCCGGGCGCGGGTGGCGGATGGGCCAGGCGGCAGAGTTCATGACATAACGCTGAGGTTGTCGGACGACACTGATGCGGCGCAGGTTGCGCCGATTGGCTTCATCGTGTCGAACGGCACAATCCATAGCTGGATCTATCCGTGGATCAATGCGGCGCTGGCGGTGGCTATTGCGCTCAATCTGGCGTCGGTCTGGTGGATGGTGTCGGATTATCGCGAGCGGAGGCAGCCGAAGGTGGAGTCAGTAGATAACGAATAG
- a CDS encoding PspC domain-containing protein, with translation MDEQLPPSVDAPTPGPSSSSPKRLHRSSSNKMLMGVCGGLGEHFDIDPTILRLIFAIGVVLGGTTIVLYIVLAIVMPSDAGMVMEPRDAAKHTVDEAVEDLKSASDKLVAKVKEFTGRLG, from the coding sequence TTGGACGAGCAGCTACCTCCGAGCGTTGATGCTCCAACACCCGGTCCCTCATCATCCAGTCCGAAGCGCCTGCACCGTAGCTCATCGAACAAAATGCTAATGGGTGTCTGCGGCGGACTTGGCGAGCACTTCGACATTGACCCAACAATCCTGCGGCTGATCTTCGCCATCGGTGTTGTTCTGGGTGGCACCACGATTGTGCTCTATATCGTTCTTGCGATCGTCATGCCGTCGGACGCGGGTATGGTCATGGAGCCGCGTGACGCAGCCAAGCACACCGTTGACGAAGCAGTCGAAGACCTGAAGTCCGCGTCCGACAAGCTGGTCGCCAAGGTCAAGGAATTCACCGGACGCCTCGGCTAG
- the purN gene encoding phosphoribosylglycinamide formyltransferase: protein MAEDRLRVAVLLSGSGRTLENLIALRDLGELAIDIPIVISSRSTVRGVEVARAAGIETHVVSRRQYQTPAELSVRIAALFAPHQVELIVLAGFLSQLDILPEWEGRMINIHPSLLPLFGGHGLYGGRVHEAVLASGMKVSGCSVHFVNAEYDSGPIILQRCVPVAEDDTPESLGARVFQAECQAYPEAIRLFQAGRLRIDGRRVHVLDA, encoded by the coding sequence ATGGCTGAAGACCGATTGCGCGTGGCGGTGCTGTTGTCCGGCTCTGGTCGGACGCTGGAGAACCTGATTGCGCTGCGAGATCTCGGAGAGCTGGCGATCGACATCCCGATCGTCATCTCCTCGCGCTCGACGGTGCGTGGCGTTGAGGTTGCTCGTGCTGCCGGGATCGAGACGCACGTCGTGTCGCGGCGGCAGTACCAGACGCCGGCCGAGCTCAGCGTCCGTATCGCCGCGCTGTTCGCGCCACATCAGGTTGAGCTGATTGTGCTGGCCGGGTTCCTCTCGCAACTCGACATCCTGCCGGAATGGGAAGGGCGGATGATCAACATCCACCCTTCGCTGCTACCTTTGTTTGGCGGTCATGGTCTGTATGGTGGTCGCGTTCACGAGGCGGTGCTGGCGTCCGGTATGAAGGTGTCCGGGTGCTCGGTCCATTTCGTGAATGCGGAGTACGACTCCGGCCCGATCATCCTGCAACGCTGCGTACCGGTGGCTGAGGACGACACGCCCGAATCGCTCGGCGCGCGTGTCTTTCAGGCCGAATGCCAAGCCTATCCCGAAGCGATTCGCCTGTTTCAGGCCGGGCGCTTGCGGATTGACGGTCGACGCGTGCACGTGCTGGATGCCTGA